From a region of the Zingiber officinale cultivar Zhangliang chromosome 4B, Zo_v1.1, whole genome shotgun sequence genome:
- the LOC121977704 gene encoding two pore potassium channel c-like: protein METEPLLSIRTGSPASQPVHQRRPSLTSSTPRSSGLCPLPEDGEVTIPISTPTTATASSLKDLLIFGHLATASDQQPDGSSSNNPNPNPSSSDHWKINLHRSRTAPAMSAINDVVPSHHPHNPDRPSIIKQAFFLLLAYLAFGVAVYTFNHHHFQGTETHPVVDALYFCIVTMCTIGYGDITPSTAFAKIFCVLFVIIGFGFVDILLSGTVSYVLDVQESLILSALNKIDDKKYTHQKNQDESQNGRSIAQNYIIDVKKGRMRIRMKVALALFVVLLCISLGTGVLRFVERLGWLDSFYLSVMSVTTVGYGDKAFKTLPGRLFASLWLLVSTLAVARAFLYLAEARIHKRHRSIAQWVLSRDMTVSEFLAADMDNDGFVTKSEFVIYKLKEMEKVSDNDIKLICNQFDKIDVGNCGKITLRSPWESSLS from the exons ATGGAAACTGAACCGTTGCTTTCGATCAGAACCGGCTCTCCGGCGTCGCAGCCGGTTCACCAGCGGAGGCCCTCCCTTACTTCCTCCACTCCGCGTTCCTCCGGACTGTGCCCTCTTCCTGAAGACGGCGAAGTCACCATTCCCATCTCGACCCCTACCACCGCCACCGCTTCCTCCCTCAAAGACCTCCTCATCTTCGGCCACCTCGCCACCGCCTCCGACCAACAACCCGATGGATCTTCCTCCAACAATCCCAACCCTAACCCTTCCTCTTCCGACCACTGGAAGATCAACCTCCACCGATCCCGCACTGCTCCGGCCATGTCCGCCATCAATGACGTCGTCCCCTCCCATCATCCCCACAACCCCGATCGGCCGTCCATTATAAAGCaggccttcttcctcctcctcgccTACCTCGCCTTTGGGGTCGCCGTCTACACCTTCAATCACCACCATTTCCAAGGCACGGAGACCCATCCGGTGGTCGACGCCCTCTACTTCTGCATCGTCACCATGTGCACCATCGGCTACGGCGACATCACCCCCTCCACCGCCTTTGCTAAGATCTTCTGCGTCTTGTTCGTCATCATcggcttcggattcgtcgacatCCTTCTCTCCGGGACGGTATCTTACGTGCTGGACGTCCAGGAGTCCCTCATCCTCTCCGCCTTGAACAAGATCGATGACAAGAAGTATACGCATCAAAAAAATCAGGATGAAAGCCAGAATGGACGCAGCATTGCCCAGAATTACATCATCGACGTCAAGAAGGGGCGGATGAGGATACGGATGAAAGTCGCTCTTGCCCTCTTCGTCGTCCTGCTCTGCATCAGCCTCGGCACCGGCGTGCTCCGCTTTGTGGAGCGGCTTGGGTGGCTCGACTCCTTTTACCTCTCTGTGATGTCTGTAACCACGGTCGGGTACGGGGACAAAGCATTCAAGACGCTGCCCGGCAGACTGTTTGCCTCGCTGTGGCTTCTCGTCTCCACCCTTGCTGTGGCTCGAGCGTTTCTTTACTTGGCTGAGGCGAGAATCCACAAGAGGCACCGGAGCATAGCACAATGGGTGCTTTCCAGGGACATGACTGTCTCAGAATTCCTTGCTGCTGATATGGACAACGACGGATTTGTGAC TAAATCAGAGTTTGTTATTTACAAGCTCAAGGAGATGGAAAAGGTTTCAGATAATGACATCAAGCTGATCTGCAATCAATTCGACAAGATAGATGTAGGGAATTGTGGAAAGATCACTCTCAGATCTCCTTGGGAGTCATCACTGTCATAA